A portion of the Microbacterium hominis genome contains these proteins:
- a CDS encoding ABC transporter permease — translation MKTADLITTAGANTFRSKTRSTLTILAIFVGAFTLTLTSGLGTGINAYIDDTLSGVGASDAMSVAKVQSEGGAIPGETGPLEYDPDAVDTGIPGRSVIAMTPDDIEAIEGIDGVFEVQAARAISPDYIVHDAGTKYTAQVGSLVPGQTTLLTAGAEPDADADAFEVAIPQEYVEALGFDSDTDAVGETISIAITDALREQHIIEATVTGVTEETLASPLGSSILLNDALTDTLFETQSAGIPAEQADRYASATVWFDAAATEDEIQALKDDLADEGFTGTTVADQLGAVTTVIDGIVLVLNAFAVIALLAASFGIVNTLLMSVQERTREIGLMKAMGMGSGRVFSLFSLEAVFLGFLGSAIGVGIAMVAGTALSGALAQGLLADLAGLTLIAFDPVSIATIILIVMVIAFLAGTIPAWRAAKADPVESLRYE, via the coding sequence ATGAAGACCGCAGACCTGATCACCACGGCGGGCGCCAACACGTTCCGCTCCAAGACCCGATCGACCCTCACGATCCTCGCGATCTTCGTCGGCGCGTTCACCCTCACGCTCACCAGCGGCCTCGGCACCGGCATCAACGCGTACATCGACGACACCCTCAGCGGCGTCGGCGCATCCGATGCGATGTCGGTCGCCAAGGTGCAGAGCGAGGGCGGCGCCATCCCCGGCGAGACCGGCCCGCTCGAGTACGACCCGGATGCCGTCGACACCGGCATCCCCGGCCGATCCGTGATCGCCATGACCCCCGACGACATCGAGGCGATCGAGGGGATCGACGGCGTGTTCGAGGTGCAGGCGGCCCGCGCCATCAGCCCCGACTACATCGTCCACGACGCCGGCACGAAGTACACGGCCCAGGTCGGCAGCCTCGTGCCCGGGCAGACGACCCTGCTCACCGCGGGCGCGGAGCCCGATGCCGACGCCGACGCCTTCGAGGTGGCGATCCCGCAGGAGTACGTGGAGGCGCTCGGGTTCGATTCCGACACGGATGCCGTCGGCGAGACGATCTCGATCGCGATCACCGATGCGCTGCGTGAGCAGCACATCATCGAGGCGACCGTCACCGGGGTCACCGAGGAGACGCTCGCCTCGCCGCTCGGGTCGAGCATCCTGCTCAACGATGCGCTCACCGACACGCTGTTCGAGACGCAGTCGGCCGGCATCCCGGCCGAGCAGGCCGATCGATACGCGTCGGCCACCGTGTGGTTCGACGCGGCGGCGACCGAGGACGAGATCCAGGCGCTGAAGGACGACCTGGCCGACGAGGGCTTCACCGGCACCACCGTGGCCGACCAGCTCGGCGCGGTCACGACCGTGATCGACGGCATCGTGCTCGTCCTCAATGCGTTCGCGGTCATCGCGCTGCTCGCCGCGAGCTTCGGCATCGTGAACACGTTGCTGATGTCGGTGCAGGAGCGCACTCGCGAGATCGGACTCATGAAGGCCATGGGCATGGGGTCGGGGCGCGTGTTCTCACTGTTCAGCCTCGAAGCGGTCTTCCTCGGGTTCCTCGGCAGCGCGATCGGGGTGGGCATCGCGATGGTCGCGGGCACCGCGCTCAGCGGAGCGCTCGCCCAGGGACTGCTCGCGGATCTCGCGGGGCTGACGCTCATCGCGTTCGACCCGGTGTCGATCGCGACGATCATCCTCATCGTGATGGTGATCGCGTTCCTCGCCGGCACGATCCCGGCCTGGCGGGCGGCGAAGGCCGACCCGGTGGAATCGCTGCGCTACGAGTGA
- a CDS encoding ABC transporter ATP-binding protein, protein MISVRDVRKSYGRGQNRFEALKGISLDIREGESLAIIGKSGSGKSTLMHVLALLDAPDSGALTLDGADTAALRGKKLNRTRNKTFGFVFQQFFLTGSNTVLENVILPLKIAGVGRAERKRRGLAALEQLELADKARNKAVNLSGGQKQRTVIARALVNSPRIIFADEPTGNLDSHTGAVVEDILFTLNREHGITLIVVTHDEELAARCDRRIHIRDGRIESDSIEEVAA, encoded by the coding sequence ATCATCTCGGTGCGTGACGTGCGCAAGTCCTACGGCCGGGGCCAGAACCGGTTCGAGGCGCTCAAGGGCATCAGCCTCGACATCCGAGAGGGCGAGAGCCTCGCGATCATCGGCAAGTCGGGCTCCGGCAAGTCCACCCTCATGCACGTGCTCGCCCTGCTCGACGCCCCCGACTCCGGGGCCCTGACGCTCGACGGCGCCGACACCGCGGCGCTGCGCGGAAAGAAGCTCAACCGCACCCGCAACAAGACGTTCGGGTTCGTGTTCCAGCAGTTCTTCCTCACCGGCTCCAACACCGTGCTCGAGAACGTGATCCTCCCCCTGAAGATCGCCGGCGTCGGCCGCGCCGAGCGCAAGCGTCGCGGCCTGGCCGCCCTCGAGCAGCTCGAACTCGCCGACAAAGCCAGGAACAAGGCGGTGAACCTCTCCGGCGGGCAGAAGCAGCGCACGGTCATCGCCCGCGCGCTCGTCAACAGCCCGCGCATCATCTTCGCCGACGAGCCGACCGGCAACCTCGATTCGCACACCGGTGCGGTCGTCGAGGACATCCTGTTCACCCTCAATCGCGAGCACGGCATCACGCTGATCGTCGTCACCCACGACGAGGAGCTCGCCGCCCGCTGCGACCGGCGCATCCACATCCGCGACGGCCGCATCGAGTCCGACTCGATCGAGGAGGTGGCGGCATGA
- a CDS encoding response regulator produces MIGVLVVDDQALIRQAVTDILSGADGVSVVGEAVDGVEAVAQARALRPDVVLMDIRMPHLDGIQATERICDDPALAETRVLILTTFEEDEYVVSAMRAGASGFIGKGAEPDDIVRAVEAVHAGDSLLSATATRALIAKHLHPAPATVDRSRLAPLTEREQEVLMLVGRGRSNQEIADELFISPHTAKTHVNRIMTKLHAHDRAQLVIVAYETGLLTPGG; encoded by the coding sequence GTGATCGGGGTGCTCGTGGTCGACGACCAGGCGCTGATCCGCCAGGCCGTGACCGACATCCTCTCCGGGGCAGACGGGGTGTCCGTGGTGGGCGAGGCCGTCGACGGCGTCGAGGCCGTGGCGCAGGCGCGGGCTCTGCGGCCGGATGTGGTGCTCATGGACATCCGGATGCCGCACCTCGACGGCATCCAGGCTACCGAGCGCATCTGCGACGACCCCGCGCTTGCTGAGACACGCGTGCTGATCCTCACCACCTTCGAGGAGGACGAGTACGTCGTCTCCGCCATGCGCGCCGGCGCGAGCGGATTCATCGGCAAGGGGGCCGAGCCCGACGACATCGTGCGCGCGGTCGAAGCGGTGCACGCCGGCGACTCGCTGCTGTCGGCGACCGCGACGCGCGCGCTCATCGCCAAGCACCTGCACCCCGCACCGGCGACCGTCGATCGCAGCCGCCTCGCGCCGCTGACGGAGCGCGAGCAGGAGGTGCTCATGCTCGTCGGGCGGGGCCGCTCGAACCAGGAGATCGCCGATGAGCTGTTCATCTCCCCGCACACCGCCAAGACGCACGTGAACCGCATCATGACGAAGCTGCACGCCCACGACCGCGCGCAGCTGGTGATCGTCGCGTACGAGACCGGCCTGCTGACCCCGGGCGGCTGA
- a CDS encoding sensor histidine kinase: MTATVPAMPKDPQPRVPAWAVDALIVVIMVPLTLVTEPGRSIEWPSPATIGLVILAAVALPFRRRWPLPILGVELGIFALAAVVGGLPQALSLAVAVAMFQVTNRMPRREGLVATGITLAVVTGFGLIAWVGDGPDPRLVQFALTTAIGSALGDATRSRREYIEAITDRAERAERTREAEARRRVSEERLRIARDLHDAVAHQISVISLNAGVASAAVDERPEKAKEALATIRSASRTVLGEIGGLLDVLRAADDDPATAPGPNLARLDELTRQFADAGLDVSVRVEGDLSRAPSAVSLVAYRVIQEALTNAHKHGDEHRAHVLLTVQDDALTVVVTNPTAAGAASTSPGSRRGLVGVRERVATVRGVVETGSAPGGWRVTARLPLPTGDSA; the protein is encoded by the coding sequence ATGACCGCCACCGTGCCCGCGATGCCGAAGGACCCGCAGCCGCGCGTGCCGGCCTGGGCGGTCGACGCGCTGATCGTCGTCATCATGGTGCCGCTCACTCTCGTGACCGAGCCCGGCCGCAGCATCGAGTGGCCCTCACCGGCGACGATCGGTCTCGTGATCCTGGCCGCGGTCGCGCTCCCCTTCCGGCGCCGGTGGCCGCTGCCCATCCTCGGCGTCGAGCTCGGCATCTTCGCGCTCGCCGCCGTCGTCGGCGGTCTGCCCCAGGCCCTCTCGCTCGCCGTCGCCGTCGCGATGTTCCAGGTGACGAATCGGATGCCGCGCCGCGAAGGTCTCGTCGCCACCGGCATCACCCTCGCCGTCGTCACCGGGTTCGGCCTGATCGCCTGGGTCGGCGACGGCCCCGACCCGCGCCTGGTGCAGTTCGCGCTCACGACCGCGATCGGCTCGGCCCTCGGTGACGCCACGCGCTCACGCCGCGAGTACATCGAGGCCATCACCGATCGCGCCGAGCGGGCCGAGCGCACACGCGAGGCCGAAGCGCGGCGTCGCGTGTCGGAGGAGCGCCTGCGCATCGCGCGCGACCTCCACGACGCGGTCGCCCACCAGATCTCGGTGATCAGCCTCAATGCGGGGGTCGCCTCGGCGGCGGTCGACGAGCGCCCCGAGAAGGCGAAGGAGGCGCTCGCGACGATCCGCTCGGCCTCCCGCACGGTGCTCGGCGAGATCGGCGGGCTCCTCGACGTCCTGCGGGCCGCCGACGACGACCCGGCGACCGCGCCCGGACCGAACCTCGCACGACTCGACGAGCTGACGAGGCAGTTCGCGGATGCCGGGCTCGACGTGTCGGTGCGCGTCGAGGGTGATCTCTCCCGTGCGCCCAGCGCGGTGTCGCTCGTGGCGTACCGGGTGATCCAGGAGGCTCTTACGAACGCCCACAAGCACGGCGACGAGCACCGCGCCCACGTGCTGCTCACGGTGCAGGACGACGCGCTCACGGTCGTCGTCACGAATCCGACGGCGGCGGGCGCGGCATCCACATCACCCGGCTCGCGGCGGGGACTGGTCGGCGTGCGGGAGCGCGTGGCGACGGTGCGCGGGGTCGTCGAGACCGGGTCGGCGCCCGGCGGCTGGCGCGTCACCGCCCGACTTCCCCTGCCGACGGGGGATTCCGCGTGA
- a CDS encoding alpha/beta hydrolase has protein sequence MDIELVDPSLREATRRAPRVDFENRFVRWSVAALTRIAPGRKVDGVERRRARAGRVGVRVYTPETVSGDGLLWIHGGGLIIGSAALDDVMCAKTARDTGAVVVSVDYRLAPRHRFPAAIDDCADAFAWLIENALALGINPSRVAVGGQSAGGGLAAALAQRLHDEGVAVAAQWLFCPMLDDRTATDRTHDATAHLVWSNRSNLVGWSSYLGDRVGAPDLPPYAAAARREDLSGLPPTWIYSSDIELFHEEDRDYAERLRSAGVAVTMTTVSGAPHGFEAWAPGNAMARDLLAEALAWLRGALEGAEPAKA, from the coding sequence ATGGACATCGAGCTCGTCGATCCGAGCCTGCGCGAGGCGACGCGGCGCGCGCCCCGGGTCGATTTCGAGAACCGGTTCGTCCGCTGGAGCGTCGCCGCGCTCACCCGCATCGCCCCCGGCCGGAAGGTCGACGGGGTGGAACGCCGCCGGGCCCGCGCGGGCCGGGTCGGCGTGCGCGTCTACACGCCCGAGACCGTCTCGGGCGACGGGCTGCTCTGGATCCACGGCGGCGGCCTCATCATCGGATCGGCCGCGCTCGACGATGTGATGTGCGCGAAGACCGCGCGCGACACCGGCGCCGTCGTGGTGTCGGTCGACTACCGCCTGGCGCCGCGGCATCGGTTTCCCGCGGCGATCGACGACTGCGCGGACGCGTTCGCCTGGCTGATCGAGAACGCACTCGCGCTCGGGATCAACCCCTCACGGGTCGCGGTCGGCGGGCAGAGCGCGGGCGGAGGTCTCGCCGCAGCCCTCGCGCAGAGGCTGCACGACGAAGGCGTCGCGGTCGCGGCGCAATGGCTCTTCTGTCCCATGCTCGATGACCGCACTGCGACCGACCGCACGCACGACGCGACCGCGCACCTGGTGTGGAGCAACCGGTCCAACCTCGTCGGGTGGTCCTCCTATCTGGGCGATCGGGTCGGCGCTCCCGACCTCCCGCCGTACGCCGCAGCCGCGCGCCGTGAGGACCTGTCGGGGCTGCCCCCGACGTGGATCTACTCGTCGGACATCGAGCTCTTCCACGAGGAGGACCGGGACTACGCCGAACGGCTGCGGTCTGCGGGCGTTGCGGTGACCATGACCACTGTCTCCGGCGCCCCGCACGGTTTCGAGGCATGGGCGCCCGGGAACGCGATGGCGCGAGACCTGCTCGCGGAGGCGCTTGCGTGGCTCCGCGGTGCGCTCGAGGGCGCGGAGCCCGCCAAGGCATAG
- a CDS encoding glycoside hydrolase family 78 protein — MALAPTAPTLRTEHDDHSPRIGSGSARPRLSWTIETAPPAYAQAAYELRWTTTDPSGTVIERSDATVESTDQILVPWPGRPLGPRQCAEVSVRTKDGSSGEWGRWSAPVSVERGLAAEDWRAQLIGPGYPEGPETDRRAPLVRYGFVVTGDVRAARLHVTAHGLVETELNGIRVGRDELLPGWTPYGELLRVFTYDVTDLIRAGENAIGAWLADGWFRGRFGFEGGTTDIYGSHVGVLAQLEIVLADGTTQTVASDDSWRSAPGPLTRASLYDGERIDLNLVPAGWSEPGFDDAEWAPVVVHPLDLATLAAHDGPAVRVIEEIAPISITAVDDGWLIDYGQNHSGRPRVRVPAAPAGTHITIRHAEVLQDGRLCTRPLRAAAATDEIITAGEPVEWEPRFTIHGYRYAFVTGWPGDRAPSTEEIVSRVMHSDMPRTGWFRSDRDDLNRLHENVVWGLRSNFVDIPTDCPQRDERLGWTGDIQIFTPTASFLYDVHDVLGGWLRALVIEQDRFDGNVPVYVPFIPGGPWWNPREAVAGWGDAAVLVPEALHDAFADRALVERQFASARTWVEKVCALAGPGRLWDQQRQLGDWLDPTAPPDRPFEAKTDPHLVSTAYFARSTAGLARLAGLLGKSDDAVHYGALATEIRGAFANAYLESGVASHDTVTAHSLAIVFGLHPDDESRQRAGDRLAVLVRAHGHRVATGFLGTPVVAEALTATGHTDTAYALVLNHDAPSWMATVDLGATTVWERWDSLLPDGTVNPGDMTSFNHYALGSVAHWIHGTIGGLSTVEPGWRRIRIAPRPGPGVTSAMASHMSPYGMASVDWAVHDGDLRVSFTIPVGATAVVDLPGTDPYTVGHGIHTAVSRL; from the coding sequence ATGGCCCTCGCCCCGACCGCTCCCACACTGCGCACCGAGCACGACGATCATTCACCGCGGATCGGAAGCGGAAGCGCGCGCCCTCGCCTCTCCTGGACGATCGAGACGGCACCGCCCGCCTATGCTCAGGCCGCGTACGAGCTGCGCTGGACGACGACAGATCCGAGTGGCACCGTCATCGAGCGGTCCGACGCGACGGTGGAGTCCACCGATCAGATCCTCGTCCCGTGGCCCGGCCGTCCGCTCGGGCCCCGCCAGTGCGCCGAGGTGAGCGTCCGCACCAAGGACGGCTCCAGCGGGGAATGGGGTCGTTGGAGCGCACCGGTCTCGGTCGAGCGCGGCCTGGCCGCCGAAGACTGGCGCGCACAGCTCATCGGTCCCGGCTACCCCGAAGGCCCCGAAACCGATCGTCGCGCACCTCTCGTGCGATACGGCTTCGTCGTGACCGGAGACGTGCGCGCGGCCCGCCTGCATGTGACCGCCCACGGCCTCGTCGAGACCGAGCTCAATGGCATCCGGGTCGGCCGCGACGAACTCCTCCCCGGCTGGACCCCTTACGGGGAGCTGCTGCGCGTGTTCACTTACGACGTCACGGACCTCATCCGCGCCGGCGAGAACGCCATCGGAGCGTGGCTGGCCGACGGATGGTTCCGCGGCCGCTTCGGATTCGAAGGCGGCACCACCGACATCTATGGATCGCACGTCGGCGTGCTCGCCCAGCTCGAGATCGTGCTCGCCGACGGTACGACTCAGACCGTCGCCAGCGATGATTCGTGGCGCAGCGCTCCCGGCCCGCTCACCCGCGCGAGTCTGTACGACGGCGAGCGGATCGACCTGAACCTCGTGCCGGCCGGCTGGTCCGAGCCAGGATTCGATGACGCGGAGTGGGCACCGGTCGTCGTCCACCCGCTCGACCTCGCGACGCTGGCGGCACACGATGGTCCCGCTGTGCGGGTGATCGAGGAGATCGCCCCGATCAGCATCACGGCGGTCGACGACGGGTGGCTGATCGACTACGGGCAGAACCACTCCGGGCGTCCGCGAGTGCGCGTGCCAGCTGCGCCGGCCGGCACGCACATCACGATCCGGCATGCCGAGGTGCTGCAAGACGGCCGACTGTGCACGCGCCCCCTGCGTGCGGCAGCCGCGACCGACGAGATCATCACGGCCGGGGAGCCGGTCGAGTGGGAGCCTCGCTTCACGATCCACGGATACCGCTACGCCTTCGTGACCGGATGGCCCGGAGACCGCGCGCCGTCCACCGAGGAGATCGTGTCGCGGGTGATGCACTCCGACATGCCGCGCACCGGCTGGTTCCGGTCCGATCGCGACGACCTCAACCGGCTGCACGAGAACGTCGTGTGGGGCCTGCGCTCGAACTTCGTCGACATCCCGACCGACTGCCCCCAGCGCGACGAGCGGCTCGGCTGGACCGGTGACATCCAGATCTTCACGCCGACGGCATCGTTCCTCTACGACGTCCACGACGTGCTCGGCGGCTGGCTCCGGGCGCTCGTGATCGAGCAGGACCGCTTCGACGGCAACGTTCCGGTCTACGTGCCGTTCATCCCCGGCGGCCCGTGGTGGAACCCGCGCGAGGCCGTCGCCGGGTGGGGCGACGCTGCCGTGCTCGTCCCGGAAGCGCTGCACGACGCGTTCGCCGATCGGGCGCTCGTCGAGCGGCAGTTCGCCTCCGCCCGCACGTGGGTGGAGAAGGTCTGCGCACTCGCCGGCCCGGGACGGCTGTGGGATCAGCAGCGCCAGCTGGGCGACTGGCTCGACCCGACCGCACCGCCGGATCGCCCGTTCGAGGCGAAGACCGACCCGCACCTCGTGTCGACCGCGTACTTCGCGCGGTCGACGGCTGGGCTCGCCCGTCTTGCCGGGCTGCTCGGCAAGAGCGACGATGCGGTGCACTACGGAGCGCTCGCGACCGAGATCCGCGGCGCGTTCGCGAACGCCTACCTCGAGTCCGGCGTGGCGAGCCACGACACCGTGACCGCGCATTCGCTCGCGATCGTCTTCGGCCTGCACCCCGACGATGAGTCGCGTCAGCGCGCCGGGGATCGGCTCGCCGTGCTCGTCCGCGCGCACGGTCACCGCGTCGCGACCGGCTTTCTCGGCACGCCCGTCGTCGCCGAGGCACTCACCGCGACCGGGCATACCGATACCGCCTACGCGCTCGTGCTCAACCACGACGCGCCCTCGTGGATGGCGACGGTCGACCTCGGCGCGACCACGGTCTGGGAGCGCTGGGACTCACTGCTGCCCGATGGCACGGTGAACCCCGGCGATATGACGTCCTTCAACCACTATGCCCTGGGCTCGGTGGCCCATTGGATCCACGGGACGATCGGCGGACTCAGCACGGTCGAGCCGGGCTGGCGACGCATCCGCATCGCCCCGCGGCCCGGTCCGGGTGTCACCTCGGCAATGGCCTCCCACATGTCCCCTTACGGCATGGCGAGCGTCGACTGGGCAGTCCATGACGGAGATCTCCGGGTCTCGTTCACCATTCCTGTCGGGGCGACCGCCGTCGTCGACCTGCCCGGCACCGATCCGTACACGGTCGGGCACGGCATCCACACCGCAGTTTCACGCCTCTGA
- a CDS encoding GH39 family glycosyl hydrolase gives MFRESELVALARAVPARVVFIDADEQVPPTRRDEAQLFFVVHGRPTFVIDEDETNLDVEDVVLANAHSLVALESDGPFQVIALRFDIRRLAGSLDDVEFRVNSATAGNSKAFRPLVHILARIIKVNSTEDEQSRFKTTALLYMLLDELTRAYVASPAGPAPASDKHRSRMRGLLRYIDEHYAEALTLNHVADHEHLSAPYLSAFFKEHVGMTFSAYYNALRLDRAVDDLMTSDESVEVIARRNGFRDPRAFVKVFKQRFGLLPSQYRRDGRDERGDRVDRMTTAAAAPDTPLRVLAKYLPDESATDVSRGLEIEPTTKIVAVEPIDASSRGRRLHHRYRKVTTVGRAKELMYEEVREMLSQWQRDVGFEYIKFHGIFSDDMHVYRVGADGEPVYSFTFVDKVIDYLLSIGLRPFVELSFMPQELASLPERTVYSAPFNVSPPARLDQWTALVEAFMAHVIERYTYDEVRSWLFSVWNEPDTGPTLFGFDDDAEFHAFYRATFGAVKGFGSELTFGSPAMLVSYAQGKDWLMSFLDYADEHACRPDFLTIHFYDNDFAWDTLPEHTPGNPSSSRLNKDQDTFHKTVRQLKLLLRDRGLRVPVYLTEWNLTVSHRDLLNDTTFKSCYLAKNLLENYDELDAFGYWTLTDLIEELQPSPDMFHGGLGLLTSNGVKKPHYHFFTALGRVGDRLLASGEGYFVTATEHGVQAILYNYEHFGHLFASGERYDMTYLERYAPFSEVGRMDFSAELTGLAPGRYRRREEVINTEHGSAFDTWIRMGAPAIDARTVDYIRQVSVPQMVVDDVEVDGELTLSAVLEPLEVRVIELVPLARRGRQDD, from the coding sequence ATGTTCCGGGAGAGTGAACTCGTCGCTCTCGCGCGCGCGGTGCCTGCCCGTGTGGTGTTCATCGACGCCGATGAACAGGTGCCGCCGACCCGCCGCGATGAGGCGCAGCTGTTCTTCGTCGTCCACGGGCGACCGACGTTTGTGATCGACGAGGACGAGACGAATCTCGATGTCGAGGACGTGGTCCTCGCGAACGCGCACAGTCTCGTCGCGCTCGAGTCCGACGGCCCGTTCCAGGTGATCGCCCTGCGATTCGACATCCGCAGGCTCGCCGGATCGCTCGACGACGTCGAGTTCCGCGTCAACTCCGCAACCGCGGGCAACAGCAAGGCGTTCCGGCCGCTGGTCCACATCCTCGCCCGCATCATCAAGGTGAACAGCACCGAAGACGAGCAGAGTCGATTCAAGACCACAGCCCTGCTCTACATGCTCCTCGATGAGCTCACCCGTGCGTACGTCGCGAGCCCCGCTGGACCGGCGCCGGCATCCGACAAACATCGATCGCGAATGCGCGGGCTCCTCCGCTACATCGACGAGCACTACGCCGAGGCGCTCACCCTCAATCACGTCGCCGATCACGAGCACCTGTCGGCGCCCTACCTGTCGGCCTTCTTCAAGGAGCACGTCGGGATGACGTTCTCGGCGTACTACAACGCTCTGCGCCTGGACCGGGCCGTCGACGACCTCATGACCAGTGACGAGAGCGTGGAGGTGATCGCGCGGCGCAACGGCTTCCGCGATCCGCGCGCGTTCGTGAAGGTGTTCAAGCAGCGTTTCGGCCTGCTGCCCAGCCAGTATCGGCGCGATGGCCGTGACGAACGCGGAGACCGCGTCGATCGCATGACGACGGCGGCCGCGGCCCCGGACACGCCGCTCCGAGTACTCGCGAAGTACCTCCCCGACGAGAGCGCGACGGACGTGTCGCGGGGGCTCGAGATCGAGCCGACCACGAAGATCGTGGCGGTCGAGCCGATCGATGCCTCCTCGCGCGGTCGCCGACTCCATCACCGGTACCGGAAAGTCACCACGGTCGGGCGCGCCAAGGAACTCATGTACGAAGAGGTCCGCGAGATGCTGTCGCAGTGGCAGCGCGACGTCGGATTCGAGTACATCAAATTCCACGGCATCTTCAGTGACGACATGCACGTGTACCGGGTGGGCGCCGACGGGGAGCCGGTGTACAGCTTCACCTTCGTCGACAAGGTCATCGATTACCTGCTGTCGATCGGCCTGCGCCCGTTCGTCGAACTGTCGTTCATGCCCCAGGAGCTCGCCTCACTGCCGGAGCGCACCGTGTACTCGGCGCCCTTCAACGTGAGCCCTCCGGCGCGCCTCGACCAGTGGACGGCGCTGGTCGAGGCGTTCATGGCGCATGTGATCGAGCGATACACGTACGACGAGGTGCGCTCGTGGCTGTTCAGCGTGTGGAATGAGCCCGACACGGGTCCGACACTGTTCGGCTTCGACGACGACGCCGAGTTCCACGCGTTCTATCGGGCGACATTCGGCGCCGTGAAGGGCTTCGGGTCCGAGCTGACATTCGGCAGCCCGGCGATGCTCGTCTCCTACGCGCAGGGCAAGGACTGGCTGATGTCCTTCCTCGACTACGCCGACGAGCACGCCTGCCGTCCGGACTTCCTGACCATCCACTTCTACGACAATGACTTCGCCTGGGACACGCTGCCCGAGCACACACCGGGAAACCCCAGCTCATCACGCCTCAACAAGGATCAGGACACGTTCCACAAGACCGTTCGGCAGCTGAAGCTGCTGCTGCGCGATCGCGGACTCCGAGTGCCGGTCTACCTGACGGAGTGGAACCTCACCGTCTCGCATCGGGACCTGCTCAACGACACCACGTTCAAGAGCTGCTACCTGGCCAAGAACCTGCTCGAGAACTACGACGAGCTCGACGCGTTCGGCTACTGGACTCTCACTGACCTCATCGAGGAGCTCCAGCCGAGCCCCGACATGTTCCACGGCGGTCTGGGACTCCTGACATCGAACGGCGTGAAGAAGCCGCACTACCACTTCTTCACGGCGCTGGGGCGTGTCGGTGATCGCCTGCTCGCGTCGGGGGAGGGGTATTTCGTGACGGCGACCGAACATGGCGTGCAGGCGATCCTCTACAACTACGAGCACTTCGGCCACCTGTTCGCCTCGGGCGAGCGGTACGACATGACCTACCTGGAGCGTTACGCACCGTTCTCCGAGGTGGGACGGATGGACTTCTCGGCCGAGCTCACCGGTCTCGCCCCGGGACGGTACCGCCGGCGCGAGGAGGTGATCAACACGGAGCACGGCTCCGCGTTCGACACCTGGATCCGCATGGGAGCACCGGCCATCGACGCACGCACGGTGGACTACATCCGTCAGGTGTCGGTGCCGCAGATGGTGGTCGACGATGTGGAGGTCGATGGCGAGCTGACGCTCTCGGCCGTGCTCGAACCCCTCGAGGTGCGTGTCATCGAACTGGTCCCGCTCGCCCGCCGCGGGCGGCAGGACGACTGA
- the pgmB gene encoding beta-phosphoglucomutase — protein MTATRGVIFDLDGVLIHTDDLHFQAWSEIAGRLGIPFTREDNDRLRGVSREESLEIILEIGGTQVSETEKSVLADEKNAIYRTLLRGLSAADVEPGVRETLATLRERGLRLAVGSSSRNAKMILERTGLRGWFDAVSDGENIVRSKPDPEVFLRAAEFLALTPAQCAVVEDARAGVEAAVAGGFTAIGIGDAGSHPEVTWRIDTLGEVLERI, from the coding sequence GTGACCGCGACGCGCGGCGTCATCTTCGACCTCGACGGTGTGCTCATCCACACCGACGATCTGCACTTCCAAGCGTGGTCGGAGATCGCTGGACGCCTCGGCATCCCGTTCACCCGCGAGGACAACGATCGGCTGCGAGGCGTATCGCGCGAGGAGAGCCTGGAGATCATCCTCGAGATCGGCGGCACGCAGGTCTCCGAGACCGAGAAATCCGTCCTCGCCGACGAGAAGAACGCGATCTACCGAACGCTGCTGCGCGGGCTGTCGGCCGCCGATGTCGAACCGGGCGTCCGCGAGACGCTCGCGACGCTGCGGGAACGCGGATTGCGGCTCGCGGTCGGCTCGTCGAGCCGCAACGCGAAGATGATCCTGGAGCGCACCGGCCTGCGTGGGTGGTTCGACGCCGTCTCCGACGGGGAGAACATCGTTCGGAGCAAGCCCGACCCCGAGGTCTTCCTGCGCGCCGCGGAGTTCCTCGCGCTCACGCCGGCGCAGTGCGCGGTCGTGGAGGACGCACGGGCGGGAGTGGAGGCCGCCGTCGCCGGTGGTTTCACCGCGATCGGCATCGGCGACGCCGGTTCACACCCCGAGGTCACGTGGCGGATCGATACGCTCGGAGAGGTCCTCGAGCGCATCTGA